A window of the Candidatus Nitrosotalea okcheonensis genome harbors these coding sequences:
- a CDS encoding ParM/StbA family protein — translation MTAIGLDVGTGFVKCVSDTKKIKFPSLCAYRQHAIWESKKGKIEAVGYEAVKISEYPDAVVIRPVMLGRPVHEKGFEELVKKAVELVLQNNDAIRQESELAKFCMVIGLPYEARSHAKNIQKMITRLFHPKRCDVVPQVLGTLIDVDLSSAIVTSIGQGTTEIVAFKDYSAIRGISIHHAVNDISSKLGTSKTAYLDNDIFTNPQVNPLVTMLADSILDDLNGMRQDLQHLPIVVSGGGIMIPGLKEAIETRLSQDIIIPQDPVMSNALGLFKLASQEC, via the coding sequence ATGACGGCAATTGGGCTTGATGTAGGAACAGGTTTTGTCAAATGTGTCTCCGATACAAAGAAAATCAAATTTCCATCGCTTTGTGCATATAGACAGCATGCAATCTGGGAAAGTAAAAAAGGAAAGATTGAGGCTGTGGGCTATGAGGCAGTAAAGATATCTGAATATCCAGATGCTGTGGTGATAAGGCCTGTCATGCTTGGTAGGCCAGTACACGAAAAAGGCTTTGAAGAACTGGTCAAAAAAGCAGTGGAATTGGTCTTACAAAACAACGATGCAATCAGACAAGAATCTGAGTTGGCTAAATTCTGCATGGTCATTGGTTTACCATATGAAGCAAGATCTCATGCTAAAAACATCCAGAAAATGATAACGCGATTATTCCATCCAAAGAGGTGTGATGTAGTACCACAGGTGCTTGGTACCTTGATTGATGTGGATTTATCCTCTGCAATTGTTACAAGTATTGGACAGGGCACAACCGAGATTGTTGCATTCAAGGATTATTCTGCAATCAGGGGCATCTCAATTCATCATGCAGTAAATGACATCAGCTCAAAACTTGGAACTTCTAAAACTGCCTATCTTGATAATGATATCTTCACAAACCCGCAGGTAAATCCACTTGTAACAATGCTTGCAGATTCAATACTTGATGACCTTAATGGGATGCGCCAAGACTTGCAGCACTTGCCAATAGTTGTATCCGGAGGAGGCATCATGATTCCTGGTCTAAAAGAGGCAATAGAAACAAGACTCTCACAGGATATCATCATACCACAGGATCCGGTCATGTCAAACGCGTTGGGCCTATTCAAACTTGCATCTCAGGAATGTTGA
- a CDS encoding SWIM zinc finger family protein, with product MSTRSNIRIQSGNRKFQIYRHWDGYPEGVVPDLQEFFAWNKGRNDDLSYTIANFFYFFKRSAEENEVEQRKEDKKIEEITGPSWKNPTHLSGILTGYGIVEAQDPEPETWIEWFYVADLDERTITCYEIGRTDPLVCEHAELVFHSKHPLVAPEKRLLANGIAVVGNKFEVPSKTTPGQTYTVTLEPAHCNCAGFKYRKTCSHLKAAIAASGEAVAQ from the coding sequence ATGAGTACAAGAAGCAACATACGAATCCAAAGTGGAAACAGAAAATTCCAGATCTACAGACACTGGGATGGATATCCAGAAGGAGTGGTACCAGACCTACAGGAATTTTTTGCCTGGAACAAAGGTAGGAATGACGACCTATCCTATACAATTGCAAACTTCTTTTATTTCTTCAAAAGAAGTGCAGAAGAAAATGAAGTAGAACAAAGAAAAGAAGACAAAAAGATTGAAGAAATAACAGGTCCAAGCTGGAAAAACCCAACTCATTTGAGCGGAATTCTGACTGGATATGGAATTGTTGAAGCACAAGACCCCGAACCAGAGACATGGATTGAGTGGTTTTACGTGGCAGACCTTGATGAGAGAACCATCACGTGCTATGAAATAGGCAGGACAGACCCACTCGTATGCGAACATGCGGAGCTTGTCTTCCACTCCAAACACCCGTTGGTTGCACCAGAAAAGAGACTGCTAGCAAATGGAATTGCAGTTGTGGGCAACAAATTTGAAGTGCCAAGCAAAACAACGCCAGGACAGACCTATACTGTAACATTGGAACCCGCTCACTGCAATTGCGCAGGTTTCAAGTACAGAAAAACCTGTTCGCATCTAAAGGCTGCAATTGCTGCATCAGGGGAGGCAGTGGCGCAATGA
- a CDS encoding ArdC family protein: MTIQKALEELGNIVKLFSSQELPEMCKQVFIKNVGPSRKWSLGNRLVMLLHGTADARGYRQWQESGRYVKKGAKAFYILAPMIRHKKVVNEEGKEDDVKFPVGFIGIPVFRYEDTEGKAI, encoded by the coding sequence ATGACCATACAGAAAGCACTAGAAGAGCTTGGTAATATTGTCAAGCTCTTTTCTAGCCAAGAACTTCCGGAGATGTGCAAGCAGGTCTTTATCAAAAACGTAGGACCATCAAGAAAGTGGTCTTTAGGAAACAGGCTTGTCATGCTGTTGCATGGTACTGCCGACGCTAGAGGATACAGACAGTGGCAGGAATCTGGAAGATATGTCAAGAAAGGTGCAAAAGCATTCTACATCTTGGCGCCAATGATACGACACAAAAAAGTCGTAAACGAAGAAGGCAAGGAAGATGACGTAAAATTTCCTGTCGGATTTATCGGAATACCTGTCTTCCGATATGAAGACACTGAAGGAAAAGCAATTTAA
- a CDS encoding AbrB/MazE/SpoVT family DNA-binding domain-containing protein has protein sequence MLEIILQKQRSRVNNGSNYYKYRITIPVQIVEQLQLKKGEKLDVSILRNVIVIRKNI, from the coding sequence GTGTTGGAAATCATTCTCCAGAAACAAAGGTCGCGAGTCAACAATGGTAGCAATTACTACAAGTATCGTATAACAATACCAGTACAAATTGTAGAGCAACTCCAATTAAAGAAGGGTGAGAAACTTGATGTCTCCATACTGAGAAATGTTATTGTAATCCGAAAAAATATTTAA